The following are encoded together in the Pedobacter sp. D749 genome:
- a CDS encoding sorbosone dehydrogenase family protein, whose protein sequence is MKNKIFYVSMLSIAVLFGCQSNSNSQKQGEDTTITTRTGAVNLPAPDTNAAKNKFSKVIGWPDGKTPVAPEGFVVTKFAANIKSPRNTYIAPNGDVLVALSNSERSAVETVANTVTGKAKSEVPGKSANTILLYRDENKDGKPETVTTFLNGLNQPFGMLIIGNSFYVANTDGLWQYPYKTGDTKITATGKKILSLPAGGYNNHWTRNLITNADKSKIYITVGSGSNVGENGMENEVRRANILEINPDGTGEKIYASGLRNPVGIDWAPSTNMLWTAVNERDGLGDDLVPDYITSVKQGAFYGWPYSYYGQNEDPRLKGKNPEMVKKAIAPDVAVGAHTASLGLAFYKGDKFPKKYQGGAFIGQHGSWNRSAISGYKVAFVPFKDGKPTGKPEDFLTGFIADTDKAEVYGRPVGVTLTPDGALLVADDVSGVVWKVAVK, encoded by the coding sequence ATGAAAAACAAGATTTTTTACGTATCAATGCTTTCTATTGCCGTCCTTTTTGGATGTCAATCTAATTCCAATTCACAAAAACAGGGAGAAGATACTACCATAACAACCAGAACCGGGGCAGTAAATTTGCCAGCTCCAGATACCAATGCCGCTAAAAATAAATTCAGCAAAGTAATTGGCTGGCCAGATGGAAAAACACCTGTTGCACCAGAAGGTTTTGTAGTAACCAAATTTGCGGCCAACATTAAAAGTCCGCGCAATACCTATATCGCGCCCAATGGTGATGTATTGGTAGCACTTTCCAACTCAGAAAGAAGTGCTGTAGAAACCGTAGCCAATACTGTAACAGGCAAGGCAAAATCAGAAGTGCCAGGAAAAAGTGCAAATACGATTCTACTATACCGCGATGAGAATAAAGATGGTAAACCTGAAACGGTTACCACCTTTTTAAATGGTTTGAACCAGCCCTTCGGCATGCTGATTATTGGCAATTCATTTTATGTAGCCAATACCGATGGCTTGTGGCAATATCCTTATAAAACAGGCGACACCAAAATAACAGCAACAGGTAAAAAAATCCTGAGCCTTCCGGCAGGTGGATACAACAACCACTGGACAAGAAACCTCATTACCAATGCAGATAAAAGCAAAATTTATATCACTGTAGGATCGGGCAGTAATGTAGGTGAAAACGGAATGGAAAATGAGGTAAGAAGAGCCAATATTTTAGAAATTAATCCAGATGGAACCGGTGAAAAGATTTATGCCAGTGGTTTGCGAAACCCTGTTGGGATAGATTGGGCACCATCAACAAATATGCTTTGGACAGCTGTTAACGAACGGGACGGACTAGGCGATGATCTTGTTCCAGATTACATTACGAGTGTTAAACAAGGTGCTTTTTATGGTTGGCCGTACTCTTATTATGGCCAGAATGAAGATCCTCGCTTGAAAGGCAAAAACCCTGAAATGGTTAAAAAAGCAATTGCTCCGGATGTTGCGGTTGGTGCACATACGGCTTCTTTAGGATTGGCTTTTTATAAAGGTGACAAGTTTCCGAAAAAATACCAGGGAGGTGCATTTATTGGTCAACATGGCTCATGGAACCGGTCGGCAATTTCTGGCTATAAAGTAGCATTCGTACCCTTTAAAGACGGCAAACCGACAGGAAAACCTGAAGATTTTTTAACCGGTTTTATCGCAGATACAGATAAGGCAGAAGTTTATGGTCGTCCGGTTGGAGTTACCCTAACGCCTGATGGTGCTTTACTGGTTGCGGACGATGTTAGCGGTGTAGTATGGAAAGTAGCTGTAAAATAA
- a CDS encoding ankyrin repeat domain-containing protein: protein MSFIIACESGKRKIAELLLANNEVEVGYTDEKGRTALHYAAHHGYLDLVKILIDRGADLDYEDHDGETPFYFACLQKQKQTALYLLDKGARVDIKDLKGNSLLHLTAQNGQIEVLEKLLDKGLDVDSENNEAETPLLIASAWRNKEVVQKLLEFGANINTTNKHGDSPVIFAVKSKNTPMVELILDKGANINHVNHDGESALLLACYDANRMLTKILVEKGADVFVSSKNGLSPIWYACANNQKEIVELFLANGVDVNYAKPLSGNDDSMYSYLEWVETANNISISASFSFDNNYNYGGESMLHVAAKSGHLSMLKLLLEKGANVNIQDESGNTALHYAAANGKKDVVKFLLEKSADPSIVNVKEQKAIDYSNIKGFNEITELLLKYGSAANSNVQATSTVSTENTTEAPKNDIAAKKQALLDLKELLDAGILSQEEFDAEKAKILKG, encoded by the coding sequence ATGTCATTTATAATTGCCTGCGAAAGCGGCAAACGGAAAATAGCTGAACTTTTATTAGCCAATAATGAAGTAGAAGTAGGTTATACGGATGAAAAAGGCCGAACAGCACTGCACTACGCTGCACATCATGGATATTTAGACCTGGTAAAAATTTTAATCGACCGCGGTGCAGATTTAGACTATGAGGACCATGATGGCGAAACACCCTTTTATTTTGCCTGCCTTCAAAAACAGAAACAAACGGCGCTATATCTGTTAGATAAAGGTGCAAGGGTCGATATCAAAGACCTTAAAGGTAATAGTCTGCTGCATTTAACTGCTCAAAACGGGCAGATTGAGGTTTTGGAAAAGCTGCTTGATAAAGGCCTGGATGTTGACAGTGAAAATAACGAAGCAGAAACTCCCCTACTCATTGCATCTGCCTGGAGAAATAAAGAAGTGGTTCAGAAACTACTGGAATTTGGCGCCAACATCAATACAACAAATAAACATGGAGATTCGCCTGTAATTTTTGCAGTTAAATCTAAAAATACACCAATGGTCGAATTGATCCTCGATAAAGGTGCAAACATCAACCATGTTAACCACGATGGCGAATCGGCACTACTGCTTGCCTGTTATGATGCCAACAGGATGCTCACCAAAATCCTTGTAGAAAAAGGAGCAGATGTATTTGTCTCTTCAAAAAATGGATTATCGCCAATCTGGTATGCCTGCGCCAATAACCAGAAAGAAATTGTAGAGTTATTTTTAGCCAATGGTGTGGATGTAAATTATGCCAAACCACTTTCAGGTAATGATGATTCAATGTATTCTTATCTTGAGTGGGTAGAAACAGCCAATAACATTTCCATTTCGGCCAGTTTCTCTTTCGATAACAATTACAATTACGGCGGGGAAAGCATGTTACATGTTGCGGCTAAAAGTGGTCACTTAAGCATGCTGAAATTGTTATTGGAAAAAGGAGCAAATGTTAATATTCAGGATGAAAGCGGAAACACAGCTTTACATTATGCCGCTGCAAACGGTAAAAAAGATGTGGTTAAATTTTTACTCGAAAAATCTGCAGATCCCTCCATTGTGAATGTGAAAGAGCAAAAGGCAATTGATTATTCAAATATTAAAGGCTTTAATGAAATTACCGAACTTTTGCTGAAATACGGTTCTGCGGCTAACTCAAATGTTCAGGCTACAAGCACAGTATCAACAGAAAATACTACTGAAGCTCCAAAAAATGATATAGCTGCAAAAAAACAGGCCTTATTGGATTTAAAAGAGCTATTGGACGCCGGAATTTTATCGCAGGAAGAATTTGATGCGGAGAAAGCTAAGATTTTAAAAGGTTGA
- a CDS encoding ankyrin repeat domain-containing protein has translation MKQIYLSILKILIEMTETTLDQQLNARKFDEAKSLMQNGEKLSKNLQDHQKSSIFDNLIKEKQYEILNMMVKDKTIETDIYEFDNFDKSIFQSIVRNLGNEDEDIAFFNEFIGHFDNLNDEVNAKTLLSYLFENGVGLGVIKACIDAGCTTNFKNNAEENYIHQVVKSNFRRYNLNDEQTSDLLKGYIDILVNEGVDINEGNIVQETPLITAIKFNKKNLIAHLLENGADPNQTDQEGNSAFFYAVAHAQSENIYDTLRNFDTPAFDQISKKGETLLFEYVRMMSNSESSINFLKKLIDDGADLYQNSTWYSANKTPLDVIAEKQGNILEAVLESGQVDINRTDDQGNTLLHKVCAYNVNYEAEKAKETYRKVKLLIENGADITLSNDKDQTALMLASDDNLKIKTVELLMKQS, from the coding sequence GTGAAGCAAATATATCTATCTATTTTAAAAATTTTAATTGAAATGACCGAAACTACCTTAGATCAACAGTTAAATGCCCGAAAATTTGACGAAGCTAAAAGCCTGATGCAGAACGGCGAAAAACTCTCCAAAAACCTACAGGATCATCAGAAATCATCAATTTTCGATAACCTCATCAAAGAAAAACAGTACGAAATCCTAAATATGATGGTAAAGGATAAAACCATCGAAACAGATATTTATGAATTCGACAATTTTGATAAAAGTATTTTTCAGAGTATCGTACGCAATTTGGGTAACGAAGATGAAGACATTGCTTTCTTCAACGAATTTATTGGCCACTTCGATAACCTGAACGATGAAGTAAATGCAAAAACTTTATTGAGCTATCTCTTCGAAAATGGAGTTGGTTTAGGCGTAATAAAAGCCTGTATCGATGCTGGATGCACGACTAATTTTAAAAACAATGCCGAAGAAAACTACATCCACCAGGTAGTAAAAAGCAATTTCCGCAGATACAATCTGAATGACGAGCAGACCAGCGATTTACTCAAAGGATATATCGATATTCTTGTTAATGAAGGCGTTGATATTAACGAAGGCAATATTGTACAGGAAACGCCTTTAATTACCGCGATAAAATTTAACAAGAAAAATTTAATCGCACACTTGCTTGAAAATGGTGCAGATCCAAACCAGACCGACCAGGAGGGAAATTCAGCTTTCTTCTATGCAGTAGCACATGCGCAAAGTGAAAACATTTACGACACGCTCCGCAATTTTGACACCCCTGCGTTTGATCAGATAAGTAAAAAAGGAGAAACTTTGCTATTCGAATATGTACGCATGATGTCGAATAGCGAAAGTAGCATCAACTTCCTTAAAAAACTGATTGACGATGGTGCCGATTTATATCAAAACAGTACCTGGTACAGCGCAAATAAAACTCCATTAGATGTAATTGCTGAAAAACAGGGCAATATTTTAGAAGCAGTACTGGAAAGTGGACAGGTAGATATCAACAGAACGGATGATCAGGGAAATACCCTGTTACATAAGGTTTGCGCCTATAACGTAAATTACGAAGCCGAAAAGGCAAAAGAAACTTATCGTAAAGTGAAACTCCTGATCGAAAACGGAGCAGATATTACTTTAAGCAACGATAAGGATCAAACGGCTTTAATGCTGGCCTCGGATGATAACCTGAAAATAAAAACTGTTGAACTGCTCATGAAACAATCTTAA
- a CDS encoding NADP-dependent isocitrate dehydrogenase, with protein sequence MSNTSKIIYTKTDEAPMLATYSLLPIVQAFTASAGIDVETRDISLAGRILANFPEYLKDDQKIGDALGELGALATTPEANIIKLPNISASIPQLVGAITELQAQGFAIPNYPDNAQSDEEKAIKAKYAKVLGSAVNPVLREGNSDRRAPKAVKNYAKQNPHSMGKWSADSKTKVVSMTEGDFYGSEKSTTVAEASQFKIEFVAADGAVTELKGLSPLKAGEVIDSSALSLSALKTFVAKEIAEAKAEGVLLSAHLKATMMKVSDPIMFGAIVEVYFADVFAKYADLFKELNVDTRNGLGDVYAKIAGNAKQAEVEAALAQAIENGPALAMVNSDKGITNLHVPSDVIVDASMPAMIRTSGQMWNKEGKPEDTIALIPDRSYAGVYTATIDDCKAHGAFDVTTIGSVPNVGLMAQKAEEYGSHDKTFQATGAGTIRVTDADGKVFFDQKVEKGDIFRMCQTKDAPIQDWVKLAVNRARLSETPAVFWLDEQRAHDREIITKVNTYLKDHDTAGLDIRILAPIEATKFTLERIRKGLDTISVTGNVLRDYLTDLFPILELGTSAKMLSIVPLMNGGGLFETGAGGSAPKHIEQFIEEGYLRWDSLGEFLALQASLEHLSQTQNNAKAQVLADALDEANAKFLATDKSPGRKLGTIDNRGSHFYLALYWAEALAAQSKDADLKARFAPLAKTLLENEAKINEELIGSQGKPQNIGGYYNPNDELASKAMRPSETLNTSLASL encoded by the coding sequence ATGTCAAATACATCAAAAATTATCTACACCAAAACCGATGAGGCGCCAATGTTGGCTACTTATTCACTTTTACCTATCGTACAAGCTTTTACCGCATCAGCAGGTATTGATGTAGAAACCAGAGATATTTCTTTAGCAGGAAGAATTTTGGCCAACTTTCCGGAGTATTTAAAAGACGATCAAAAAATTGGTGATGCACTGGGAGAACTTGGTGCTTTGGCTACTACCCCAGAGGCAAACATTATCAAATTACCAAATATTTCTGCTTCTATCCCACAATTGGTAGGCGCAATTACTGAGCTTCAGGCGCAGGGCTTTGCTATTCCAAATTACCCTGATAATGCGCAGAGCGACGAAGAAAAAGCAATTAAAGCTAAATATGCAAAAGTTTTAGGTTCGGCTGTAAATCCGGTTTTACGTGAAGGTAACTCTGACCGTAGAGCGCCTAAAGCAGTTAAAAACTACGCTAAACAAAACCCGCACTCAATGGGTAAATGGTCTGCAGATTCTAAAACCAAAGTGGTTAGCATGACTGAAGGTGATTTTTATGGTTCGGAGAAATCTACAACTGTTGCTGAAGCAAGTCAGTTTAAAATAGAATTTGTAGCTGCAGATGGTGCGGTAACCGAATTAAAAGGTTTATCGCCATTAAAAGCAGGTGAAGTGATTGATAGTTCTGCATTGAGCTTATCGGCATTGAAAACTTTTGTAGCTAAAGAAATTGCTGAAGCTAAAGCTGAAGGCGTTTTATTATCAGCGCACTTAAAAGCAACGATGATGAAGGTTTCCGATCCGATCATGTTCGGTGCTATTGTAGAAGTTTATTTCGCAGATGTTTTTGCTAAATATGCAGATCTTTTCAAAGAACTAAATGTCGATACCCGCAACGGTTTAGGTGATGTGTATGCAAAAATTGCAGGCAATGCAAAACAGGCAGAGGTTGAAGCCGCTTTAGCGCAGGCCATTGAAAATGGACCAGCTTTAGCCATGGTAAACTCTGATAAAGGAATTACTAACCTGCACGTGCCATCTGATGTGATTGTTGATGCTTCAATGCCGGCAATGATCCGCACTTCTGGACAAATGTGGAACAAAGAAGGTAAACCTGAAGATACGATCGCTTTAATTCCAGACCGTTCTTACGCGGGTGTATATACTGCAACCATTGATGACTGTAAAGCACATGGTGCTTTTGATGTAACCACCATCGGTTCGGTACCGAATGTTGGCTTAATGGCTCAAAAAGCTGAAGAATATGGTTCGCACGATAAAACTTTCCAGGCTACCGGAGCAGGAACTATCCGTGTTACCGATGCTGATGGCAAAGTTTTTTTCGATCAGAAAGTAGAAAAAGGCGATATCTTCCGCATGTGCCAGACTAAAGATGCCCCGATTCAGGACTGGGTAAAATTAGCGGTAAACAGGGCACGTTTATCCGAAACTCCAGCTGTTTTCTGGTTAGATGAGCAAAGAGCGCATGATAGAGAAATCATTACTAAAGTAAATACTTACCTAAAAGACCACGATACTGCAGGTTTAGATATCCGCATTTTGGCTCCGATTGAAGCGACCAAGTTTACATTAGAGCGTATCCGTAAAGGTTTAGATACCATTTCGGTTACCGGTAATGTATTGCGTGATTATTTAACCGATTTATTCCCGATTTTAGAGTTAGGAACTTCAGCGAAAATGCTTTCTATCGTTCCATTAATGAATGGTGGCGGTTTATTCGAAACAGGTGCCGGTGGTTCTGCTCCAAAACACATTGAGCAGTTTATAGAAGAAGGTTATTTGCGTTGGGATTCGCTTGGTGAGTTTTTAGCACTTCAGGCTTCCTTAGAGCATTTATCTCAAACTCAAAACAATGCAAAAGCGCAGGTATTGGCTGATGCTTTGGATGAGGCAAATGCTAAATTTTTGGCAACAGATAAATCTCCTGGTAGAAAATTAGGAACGATCGATAACCGTGGGTCTCACTTCTATTTAGCCTTATATTGGGCTGAGGCGTTAGCGGCTCAGAGCAAAGATGCTGATCTGAAAGCCAGATTTGCACCATTGGCTAAAACTTTGTTAGAAAATGAAGCTAAAATTAACGAGGAATTGATCGGTTCACAAGGTAAGCCTCAAAACATTGGCGGTTACTACAACCCTAATGATGAGTTGGCAAGCAAAGCCATGCGCCCAAGTGAAACATTAAATACCTCTTTGGCTAGTTTATAA
- a CDS encoding DNA polymerase III subunit gamma/tau: MENFIVSARKYRPATFETVVGQQHITGTLKNAIKNNQLAQAFLFCGPRGVGKTTCARILAKTINCTNPTADMEACGQCDNCLSFQNGHSFNVHELDAASNNSVDDIRSLIEQVRIPPQAGKYKIYIIDEVHMLSQSAFNAFLKTLEEPPSYAIFILATTEKHKILPTILSRCQIFDFNRIQVEDIASHLSTIAQRENIAFESDGLHIIAQKADGGLRDALSMFDQIASYANKNITYKAVIDNLNILDYDYFFKLTSYLTAAEVSQTLLLFDEILNNGFDGNNFINGLASHFRNLLVGKDAATIKLLEVSENIKQKYLDQCRQTELSFLLTALNLANTCDLNYKNSKNQRLQVELALIKMCHIRSVVNLAQQPLSPNNTATDADQDKKKTNVVAEPAESSKPKVEVENTAQAAAPVVNTPVSPSIPVAEKPKESPRVGPPPSATSISINIPRANAISTLIPSLNDLERVAQGDDDDGPKKVTGDARESFSYDRLLEVWNAFTQKMKATDRINLFTILNNFAPTLLNPQLIEISVESKTQEHLVQQESVELLNFLRNELRNFGVEVTYKLMERKIENRLYGNREKYDYLVNKNPKLDELRRRFNLDINP; encoded by the coding sequence ATGGAAAATTTTATCGTTTCTGCCCGTAAATACCGCCCAGCCACCTTCGAAACCGTTGTTGGCCAGCAGCACATTACTGGTACGTTAAAAAACGCCATTAAAAACAATCAGCTTGCCCAGGCATTTTTATTTTGCGGGCCGCGTGGGGTGGGTAAAACAACCTGCGCACGTATCCTTGCAAAAACCATTAACTGTACTAATCCTACAGCAGATATGGAAGCTTGTGGTCAATGCGACAATTGTCTTTCTTTCCAGAACGGGCATTCCTTTAATGTTCACGAATTAGATGCGGCATCAAACAACTCAGTTGATGATATCCGTAGCTTAATTGAGCAGGTTCGTATACCGCCCCAAGCGGGAAAATATAAGATCTATATCATTGATGAGGTTCACATGTTATCTCAGAGTGCATTTAATGCCTTTCTGAAAACATTGGAAGAACCGCCTTCTTATGCTATTTTTATCCTGGCCACTACCGAAAAACATAAAATCCTGCCGACTATTTTATCGCGTTGCCAGATTTTTGATTTCAACCGTATCCAGGTAGAAGATATTGCCAGCCACCTGTCAACCATTGCCCAACGCGAAAATATTGCTTTCGAAAGTGATGGTTTACACATTATTGCTCAAAAAGCAGATGGTGGTTTGCGTGATGCACTTTCGATGTTCGATCAGATTGCCAGTTATGCCAATAAGAACATCACTTATAAAGCGGTAATCGACAACCTCAACATTTTAGATTACGATTACTTTTTTAAACTTACTTCTTACCTAACCGCAGCAGAAGTTAGCCAGACCCTGCTTCTGTTCGATGAAATTCTGAACAATGGTTTTGATGGCAACAACTTTATCAATGGTTTGGCCAGTCACTTCCGGAACCTATTAGTAGGTAAAGATGCCGCTACCATTAAATTGTTGGAGGTGAGTGAAAATATCAAACAAAAGTACCTTGATCAGTGCAGGCAAACAGAATTATCGTTTTTATTAACGGCATTAAATTTGGCCAATACCTGCGATCTGAATTATAAGAATTCTAAAAACCAGCGTTTGCAGGTAGAGTTGGCACTGATTAAAATGTGCCACATCAGGTCGGTCGTCAATCTAGCTCAACAGCCTTTAAGCCCTAATAACACAGCAACTGACGCAGATCAGGATAAAAAAAAAACTAATGTCGTAGCTGAGCCGGCTGAAAGCTCGAAGCCAAAAGTTGAGGTTGAAAATACCGCTCAAGCCGCCGCACCTGTTGTTAATACTCCTGTTTCACCTAGCATACCAGTAGCAGAAAAGCCAAAGGAAAGTCCGCGGGTTGGTCCGCCACCATCTGCCACTTCCATCAGTATTAATATTCCAAGGGCAAACGCAATCAGTACACTCATCCCTTCGTTAAATGATTTGGAACGTGTAGCCCAGGGAGATGATGATGACGGACCCAAAAAAGTTACGGGCGATGCCAGAGAATCCTTCAGTTACGACCGTTTACTTGAGGTCTGGAATGCCTTTACCCAAAAGATGAAGGCCACTGACCGGATTAATCTTTTTACCATCTTAAACAATTTTGCTCCTACACTTTTAAATCCTCAGCTAATCGAGATTTCGGTAGAGAGTAAAACGCAGGAGCATCTTGTACAACAAGAGTCTGTTGAACTTTTAAATTTTTTACGGAACGAGCTTAGAAACTTTGGTGTTGAGGTTACTTATAAGTTAATGGAGCGCAAGATAGAAAACAGGCTCTACGGAAATCGCGAAAAGTATGATTACCTCGTAAACAAAAATCCAAAGCTGGACGAATTGCGCCGGAGGTTTAATTTAGATATTAATCCGTAA
- a CDS encoding DUF1570 domain-containing protein codes for MNKFLLLVIANMISIPLYAQYVDLNLVNCKINDNEQKKIEKLIAYERMFCNEIFETRENITAPVKINIYGKNKDYRLAQKTYSAPINSAGFYIAAINEAFVYKSSDFISVALHEASHSIFQFNFKNSPKWLNEGLAEFFETLDFDSEGNLYAYPQSGRIKSIKAGIDSKDSERLKNFFKIYSGSFYGHGIDDNYNTAYSMIYFFIKSKRTDLLKKIIKLNTQGYDTEKSIELTFGSFDKFEERYKQFYNLYY; via the coding sequence ATGAATAAATTTCTGCTGCTTGTAATAGCAAATATGATCAGTATACCCCTTTACGCCCAATACGTTGACCTTAATTTAGTTAATTGCAAGATAAACGACAACGAGCAAAAGAAAATAGAAAAACTAATTGCTTACGAACGCATGTTCTGCAACGAAATTTTTGAGACAAGAGAAAACATTACCGCCCCGGTAAAAATAAACATCTATGGAAAAAATAAAGATTACCGGTTAGCGCAAAAAACATACAGCGCACCAATAAATAGTGCCGGATTTTATATTGCCGCAATTAACGAAGCCTTTGTATACAAGAGCAGCGATTTCATTTCGGTAGCACTCCATGAGGCCAGTCATAGTATTTTTCAGTTTAATTTTAAGAATTCTCCCAAATGGTTAAACGAAGGATTAGCAGAGTTTTTCGAAACGCTGGATTTTGACAGCGAGGGGAATTTATACGCTTACCCGCAAAGCGGCAGAATTAAGAGCATAAAAGCAGGAATAGATTCGAAAGACAGCGAAAGGTTAAAAAATTTCTTTAAAATATATAGCGGTTCTTTTTACGGGCATGGTATAGACGACAATTACAACACAGCCTATAGTATGATCTACTTTTTTATAAAATCGAAAAGAACAGACCTGCTTAAAAAAATAATAAAACTAAACACTCAAGGCTACGATACCGAAAAATCTATTGAACTAACTTTTGGCAGTTTTGACAAGTTTGAAGAAAGATATAAACAGTTTTACAACCTGTATTATTAA